In one window of Ruminococcus albus AD2013 DNA:
- a CDS encoding toxic anion resistance protein, whose product MGLDFTKAAPQPAPAAAPTTDAMPTVAAAPVQQETELSVVEKYDIVADREQMTTELVNSPEVDALVSTIELDNLDSIVTFGAEAADEIAKASDQVLNSMNMTQIDETSQLMQVLANIMSKFDVDEIKDDPSFFKKIFNNARKQLDKILAKYHTMGDEVDKIYVQLRKYEDEIKQSNRKLNTMFDANVNFYHDLVKYILAGEQGCRELEAYIAQKQDELEKTGDNSIQFELQSLNQALMMLEQRVQDLRTAENVAMQSIPMLKTMEFSNYNLVRKINSAFIITLPIFKQALAQAILLKRQKIQAESMAALDQKTNEMLIKNAHNTVEQSKMTARLASGSSIQIETLETTWKTIMNGIEETRGIEAEARKKRQEDKVRLEAIKQDFKAHYDVPDKRK is encoded by the coding sequence ATGGGACTTGATTTCACAAAGGCTGCTCCCCAGCCTGCACCCGCAGCAGCACCGACAACAGACGCTATGCCTACCGTTGCAGCAGCTCCTGTACAGCAGGAGACCGAGCTTTCGGTAGTAGAAAAGTATGATATCGTTGCAGACAGAGAACAGATGACTACCGAACTGGTAAACTCACCCGAGGTAGACGCTCTGGTAAGCACTATCGAACTGGATAACCTTGATTCTATCGTAACATTCGGCGCTGAGGCTGCCGATGAGATAGCAAAGGCTTCCGACCAGGTGCTCAACAGCATGAATATGACACAGATAGACGAGACCAGTCAGCTGATGCAGGTACTGGCGAATATCATGTCGAAGTTCGATGTTGACGAGATAAAAGATGATCCTTCTTTCTTCAAGAAGATCTTCAACAACGCAAGAAAGCAGCTGGATAAGATACTCGCAAAGTACCACACCATGGGTGACGAGGTAGATAAGATCTATGTTCAGCTGAGAAAATACGAGGATGAGATAAAGCAGTCCAACAGAAAGCTGAATACAATGTTTGACGCTAATGTCAACTTCTATCACGACCTTGTGAAGTATATCCTTGCAGGTGAGCAGGGCTGCCGTGAGCTGGAAGCTTACATAGCACAGAAGCAGGATGAGCTTGAAAAGACAGGCGACAACTCCATTCAGTTCGAACTCCAGTCCCTCAATCAGGCACTAATGATGCTTGAACAGAGAGTACAGGACCTGAGAACAGCCGAGAACGTTGCTATGCAGTCTATACCTATGCTGAAGACCATGGAGTTCTCTAACTACAACCTCGTTAGAAAGATCAATTCCGCATTCATCATCACCCTGCCTATATTCAAGCAGGCTCTGGCTCAGGCTATACTGCTGAAGAGACAGAAGATACAGGCTGAGTCTATGGCAGCACTTGACCAGAAGACCAACGAGATGCTGATAAAGAATGCCCACAATACAGTCGAGCAGTCCAAGATGACAGCAAGACTTGCTTCAGGCAGCTCGATACAGATCGAGACTCTCGAGACCACATGGAAGACTATCATGAACGGTATCGAGGAGACCAGAGGCATCGAGGCTGAGGCAAGAAAGAAGCGTCAGGAAGACAAGGTAAGGCTTGAAGCTATCAAGCAGGACTTCAAGGCACACTACGACGTTCCTGATAAGAGAAAGTAA
- a CDS encoding TerD family protein — protein sequence MPINLSKGQKVSLTKGNPGLKNIMIGLGWDVNAFDSGADFDLDAACFMADDSGRCPSEREFIFYGNLEHSSGAVKHMGDNLTGGGDGDDEQIMIDLSLMPENISKIAFTVTIYDADNRRQNFGQVSNSFIRVVDQATGEEIVRYDLGEDFSIETAIVVGELYRNNGEWKFNAIGSGFQGGLAALCGHYGIDAE from the coding sequence ATGCCTATCAATCTTAGCAAAGGACAGAAAGTTAGCTTGACAAAGGGAAATCCCGGACTGAAAAATATTATGATCGGTCTTGGCTGGGACGTTAATGCGTTCGATTCAGGTGCAGATTTCGACCTGGATGCAGCCTGCTTCATGGCAGATGACAGCGGAAGATGCCCTTCCGAAAGAGAGTTCATTTTCTACGGCAACCTGGAGCATTCAAGCGGCGCTGTTAAACATATGGGCGATAACCTGACAGGCGGCGGAGACGGCGATGATGAGCAGATCATGATCGACCTCAGCCTGATGCCTGAGAATATCTCCAAGATCGCATTCACAGTTACTATATATGATGCTGATAACAGAAGACAGAACTTCGGTCAGGTATCCAACTCCTTCATCCGTGTTGTTGATCAGGCAACAGGTGAGGAGATCGTTAGATATGACCTCGGCGAGGACTTCTCCATCGAGACAGCTATCGTTGTAGGCGAACTTTACAGAAATAACGGCGAGTGGAAGTTCAACGCTATCGGCAGCGGCTTCCAGGGCGGTCTGGCTGCACTCTGCGGTCACTATGGCATCGACGCTGAATAA